TATATGGCAATGATACAGATAAAAGTAATTAATAAAGGGCATCAGCAGCTTCCTGCTTATGCAACTTCACAGAGTGCGGGGATGGACCTCCGCGCTAATATCGATGCACCTATCGTACTGCAACCCATGGAGAGAAGACTTATTCCAACAGGTCTTCATATCGCACTTCCAGTGGGGTTTGAAGCACAGGTGCGCCCTCGTAGTGGTCTTGCTTTGAAGCATGGACTTACTGTTCTCAACTCTCCTGGTACGATTGATGCCGACTATCGTGGTGAAATCATGGTACTACTCATTAACTTCTCAGATGAACCTTTTACCATCAATGATGGTGAACGCATTGCTCAGATGGTCATTGCACGTCACGAACAAGCAGAGTTTGTTGAGGTAGAAGAACTCGATGAGACCGAACGTGGTGAAGGCGGATATGGCCATACGGGCGTGAAGTAAAGACAAAGAAAGAAACGATAAATGTTCAATAACGTTATATTGAAAGTCACAAAGATGCGCCGTACCCTCCTTGCTCTTGCTTTGTTGGGCGGCTCTTTGGCGATGCATGCTGATCGAGAGGATAGCCTTCAAAGTTATAACTACTTCTTCCTTGAGGCGATACGGCAACAAGAAATGGGCAACCTTACGGCTGCTTTCGACCTTCTGTGCCATGCACGCGACCTCAATCCACAAGCTCCAGAGGTTTATTATCAGTTAGCTGCTTTTTATGTGGATATGAAGAAGGATGCGGTGGCACGTGAATACTTCGAGAAGGCTGCAAGTCTTGACCCCGAAAACTCAGCTTATCAAGAGAAATTAGGAAAGCTTTATGTGTCACAGAAAGACTATCCTAATGCCATCAATGCCTTTGAGCGGCTTTATGAGTCCAATAAGACACGCTCAGATGTACTACAAATTCTATATCAGCTCTATGGTTCTCAGAATGAATACAAGATGATGATTAAATGCTTGGAACGTCTGGAAACACTGGAAGGAACTAATGAGCAGATTTCACTTAGTAAGATGCAAATCTACGAACAGATGGGGGAAAAGCGCAAAGAGTACGACGAGTTGAAGGCACTCGTTGACAGTCATCCGCTCGACCTCAACTATCGTGTGATGTTCGGAAACTGGCTTTTGCAGAATGGAAAGAAGAAGGAAGCACTTCAAAAGTATCGTGATGTACTGAAAGAAGACCCTGATAACTCGCTTGCCAAGCTTTCCATGATGGATTATTATAATAATATTGGAGACAAGGCAACCGTAAAAACAATCCTACAGGAACTGTTGCAATCGCCAAAAACAGAAAAGGAAGCGAAGTTAGAGTTACTCCGTCAGGTCATTACAAGCAGTCAGAAAGATAATACTCCAGATAGTACTGAGGTGATGAGGCTCTTCTCTGTAGCCTTAGCTGTTCCTCAAGAAGATGCCGATATCTATATGCTTAAAGCCGCATATATGACACTTCGCAAGCAACCAAAGGCTGCTGTCAATCGCGTTTATGAGCAAGCTCTTGAGGTAGAACCCGATAATTCGCGTGCAAGAATAGCATTGATACAGAATATTTGGGACACACAAGACTACGATAAGGTCATCGCTATTTGCCGACCAGCCATAGAATACAACCCAGATGAGATGGCATTCTATTACTTCCAAGGTATGGCTCAGTTCCAAAAGCACGACGGTGACGCGGCACTGGAGACCTTCCGCAAGGGAGTTGGGCAGATAAAGCCAGACAGTGATCCAGGTATTGTGTCAGACTTCTACGGTATCATGGGTGATATCCTGCATGAGAAAGGACTCAATAAAGAAGCTTTTCAAGCCTATGACAGCTGTTTGCAGTGGAAAGCAGACAATGTGGCTGCGTTGAATAACTATGCCTATTACCTCAGTGAGGCGAATGAAAACCTCACAAAGGCAGAGCAGATGAGCTATAAGACCATTAAGGCTGAGCCAAATAATAGTACTTATCTTGACACCTACGCATGGATTCTTTTCCAGCAAAAGCGCTACGAAGAGGCAAAGATATATATCGAACAAGCGATTCGTAATGACTCTACACTGAGCAACGTCGTCAAGGAACACGCTGGTGATATCTATGCACAGACAGGCGATATAGAGAAAGCTATTGAGTTCTGGAGGAAAGCGCTCGAAGGAAATAAGGAGAATGCGACATTGAGAAAGAAGATAGAACTAAAGAAATACATAGCAGAATGAAAAAAACAAAGATATTACTTGTAAGCATGACTGCCCTGCTGTTGGCATCATGTGGTACAAAGAAAGCTGTGATTCAACAGAAACCAGTGCAGGATAACAAGGTTGCACAGCAGATAGCACCTGCTACAAAGGATAGCAAGATGCAGAGTGTTGTTGTCATGCAGCGTGTTGCAGACAATGCACTTTACCAAAAGAACCTTGTTTCAAATCTTACTTTTACGCTCAATGATGGGCATAAGGACATTACCGTACCAGGTATTCTGCGTATGCGTAAAGATGAGGTTATCCGTCTACAGTTGCTTATTCCGATTCTTCGTAGTGAGGTGGGACGCATCGAGTTTGCAAAGGATTATGTCCTCTTCATCGATCGCATCCATAAGCAGTATGTAAAGGCAAGCTATGATGAGGTAGGATTCTTGCGTGATAATGGAATCAACTTCTATTCACTCCAGTCGCTTTTCTGGAATCAAGTGTTCATCCCTCGTCAGCAAAAGGTGAGTGAAGCAGACCTCTCACAGTTTGCTGTTGATGAAAGCAAAGCACAGTCAGAAGGCTCAACCCTGATAAGTCTTAAAGACGGAAAGATGGATTATAAGTGGTCTGTTAATCCTAAGAGCAATCAGATTGTCCTAACAACTGTTACTTATAATAGCAATACGCATGGTGCTTCAAAGCTCTCATGGAGTTATGATGACTTTAAAGCGTTTGGCTCTAAACTCTTCCCTGCAAGTCAGCTATTGACAATCAATACACCAAAGTTTGGACAGAAGCCAGCAAAGACACTTAAGGCAAGCTTCGATCTTGAGAGCTTCAGCGATGCCAGCGATTGGGAAGTCTTTACCACACCATCTGATAAGTATACAAAAGTAAGCGTAGAGGATATCCTCGGCAAACTAATGAACTTTTAAATGAAACGTCTTTCTTTATTATTCATATTGTCAATAATGTGTATGCTGAGTGTTTCTGCGCAGCATTCACGTAAGCATAGAAAACAGCAAAAAACAGCTGTGCGTCAAGCCGTTGAGCCCCAAACTACCGTAAAAGGTAAGGGTAAGAAAGCTGTAAATGCGATTAATAACAACCACGCTGTAGCACCTGCTACTCCTGTAAAAGGGCAGAAGCCAATAGTTGAGAAATTGCAAACGCAACCCCAACCGAAGGGCAAACAGCAGCAGGGTAAGTTACAACAGCAGCAACAACTCAAGGGACAACAACCTCAAGCGAAGGGACAACAGACTCAACTCAAGGGTCAAGCTGCTCAAGTGAAGGGTCAACAAGTTGTCCGTGGTAAGGGTGCTGTAGGCAACGCTCATGTTGGTAAGAAAGGAGCAAAGGGTCCTGCATACGTGACGACAGAGGAAATCAAAGGCTTGCAACAGCAAAACCTGAAGTTGCAAAAAGAGATTTCAGAGCACGAAGAGGAAATGAAAGTAAAGCAGAAGGACGTTGATGACCGTTTGCAGAAGATTGTACGCCTTGATACTGAAATCGGTCAGCACCAAAGAACGATTGATACAATCGCCACAGATATCAAGGGATTAGATTCAAATATCGGTATTCTGAAAGGTCAGTTGGCTTCTCTTGAGTCACAGTTGGGCGAGCGTCGTGCTCGTTTCATCCGTTCTATGCGTTACATGGCACGTCATCGTAGTATTCAAGACAAGCTGATGTTCGTTTTCTCTGCAAAGAACTTGACGCAGATGTATCGTCGTCTTCGTTTCGTACGTGAGTATGCTGCCTACCAGCGTGCGCAGGGTGAACAGCTCAAGGCCAAGCAGATGCAGGTAGATGAGAAGCATACACAGCTGAAACAGGTGCGTGTCAATAAGAGTAATCTTCTCTATAAAGACCGTCAGGTACATGCTCAGATGGAGCGTAAGCGTGTTGAACAGCAGACGGTTGTAAACTCTCTGCAGAACGACCAGAAGGTGTTGCAGGGTGTTATCGCACAGCGTCGTCAGCAGCAACAGGCTCTGAATGCGCAGATTGACCGACTTATTCAGATTGAAATACAGAAGGCGCGCGAACGTGCTATTGCAGAAGCAAAGGCGCAGGCTGCCGCTCGTGCCGCTGCTGCTAAGAAGCGTGCAGAAGAATTGGCACGTAAGAAAGCTGCTGCAGAGGCTGCTGCCCGAGAGAATGCGCGTCGTATTGCAGAGGCAAAAGAACGTGAGGAAAAAGCAAAGGCTGCCGCTCGTGCTGCTGCTGAGGCTGCCGAGAAGGCTCGTCAGGAAGCTGCTGCTCGTGCTGCTGCAGCTAAGGCTGCTGCAGAAAAGGCACGTCAAGAGGCTTTGCAGAAGGAACGTGCTGCTGCTCGTGAGCGTGCTATTCGTAAGGCAGAAGAGCAGGAAGCTGCTGCTAAGGCTGCACAGGAAAAGGCTGAGGCTCGTGCCGCTGCTGAGAAGGCTCGTGCCGACCAGATGGCGCGTGAGGCTGAGGCAAATCGTGTGGCTGCCGAACGCAAGGCTGATGCTGACCGTGAGCGTGCTGCTCGTGAGGCTGAAGCTGCAAGAGCATCTGCTGCTGAAAGCAATGATATGCTCAGTTCTGCCGACCGTGCGATAACGGGTAACTTTGCCAATAACCGTGGTAGATTGCCAATGCCATTGTCGGGTCAGATCGTTAGCCACTTTGGTCAGTACAATGTGGCTGGTATGTCAAATATTCGCTTGAACAATGATGGTATCAATATCAAGGGTGCTCCTGGCAGTGCTGTTCGCAGTGTCTTTATGGGCGAGGTGAGCGGTGTCTTCATGGCAGGCGGTATGAGTGTCGTGATGATTCGTCATGGTATTTACATCACTGTTTATGCTAATTTGGGTTCTGTCGGTGTCAGCAAAGGACAGAAGGTTGGTACGGGACAGACCATCGGAACCGTTGGTAGGACTGGTATTCTTCAGTTCCAGTTGCGTAAGGAGACAGCAAAACTGAATCCAGAGCAGTGGTTGCGCTAATAAGCATCTTATCTTATATATTAATAATGTGGGCTTATTGAGTTGAAAGTGACGATAATTCGCTTCGTGTTTTAGCGTCTTTCTAAGTTCAATAAGTACGTTATAACTAAATTATCTTCATGAGAAGGAATATTTCTTTTCATGAAGATAATTCTTTTTTATCATGAAGAAGAATGTTTTTTATCATGAAGAAAAACCTTCTTCGGCAGCTGTCAGGTAAATCTTTTCCTTCTATTAGTTAGCTATTTGCCTCTTATTCCCCTTGTTATAATGGGTTTAATGCCCCTTTCTTCTCATCTTTAGCTGATGTGTTGATGCTTCGCACATATCGTGCTAATGCTTCGCACATATTGTGCTGATGGTAAACACCAATGGTGCGGAGTGCTAAACACATTGAAATATGTTATGTAAATGGACTCAACTAATTGATGAAAATTGCATAGAAGATATTATTGTGGATTCTTATCGTAGACTTTTAGCTTTCTAATAGGTACTCATGTGGAATTCGTTTTGTTCTATAAAAGAAAATAATTGTCCTGTTCTTCTCTGTTTGGTAGATGAAAAGCAAAAGGGTAAAATTGCAATTTAATATCTAATTTATTTTTTGCTTTGCGGATAAATGTTTATATTTGCAGAAAATAAAGTACAATCAGCTATTTGAATAAAAGACTTTCAGGCTTTTTTATATGTGCTGATTGGTCGAAGATAAATTAGGAAACAATGCAGACAATCGGACATCTCTCTGTTCTTATTCACGAACAAGCAAAAAAATACGGAGCAAAATCAGCAATCACTTTCCGTAACTTTGGCAGTCTGGACTGGAAGACAGTGTCATGGAACCAGTTCTCAATGCGCGTAAAGGAAGTGTCAAATGCGCTCTTGAACCTCGGAATGAAGCCACAAGAGACTATTGCTGTGTTCTCACAAAACTGTATTCATCATCTCTATACAGATTATGGTGCATACGGAGTACGCGTGATTAGCATTCCGTTCTATGCAACAAGTTCTGAACAACAGATACAGTATATGATTCAAGATGCCAATGTAAAGTTTCTTTTCGTTGGCGAACAGGAGCAATATGACAAGGCGCGTCGTATTCAATCCCTTTGTCCTACATTGGAACGTATTATTGTCTTCGACTCAAGTGTACGCCTCAGTCAGCATGACCCAAACTCTATCTATTTCGCAGACTTCTTAAAGTTAGGTGAAGGTTTTCCACGTGAAGCAGAGGTAGAAGAGCGTTTGGCACAGGCGAGCTATGATGATATTTGTAATATTCTTTACACAAGTGGTACTACAGGTGAGAGCAAGGGAGTTATCTTGACTTATAAGATGTATCAGGCTGCTATGGATGCCAATAGAAAGAGTGTGCCTGTAAATGAAAAAGACCGTGTTATCAACTTCCTGCCGTTCAGTCATGTCTTCGAGCGTGGTTGGGCTTGTTTGTCTCTCGCTGCGGGTG
The Prevotella melaninogenica DNA segment above includes these coding regions:
- a CDS encoding murein hydrolase activator EnvC family protein produces the protein MKRLSLLFILSIMCMLSVSAQHSRKHRKQQKTAVRQAVEPQTTVKGKGKKAVNAINNNHAVAPATPVKGQKPIVEKLQTQPQPKGKQQQGKLQQQQQLKGQQPQAKGQQTQLKGQAAQVKGQQVVRGKGAVGNAHVGKKGAKGPAYVTTEEIKGLQQQNLKLQKEISEHEEEMKVKQKDVDDRLQKIVRLDTEIGQHQRTIDTIATDIKGLDSNIGILKGQLASLESQLGERRARFIRSMRYMARHRSIQDKLMFVFSAKNLTQMYRRLRFVREYAAYQRAQGEQLKAKQMQVDEKHTQLKQVRVNKSNLLYKDRQVHAQMERKRVEQQTVVNSLQNDQKVLQGVIAQRRQQQQALNAQIDRLIQIEIQKARERAIAEAKAQAAARAAAAKKRAEELARKKAAAEAAARENARRIAEAKEREEKAKAAARAAAEAAEKARQEAAARAAAAKAAAEKARQEALQKERAAARERAIRKAEEQEAAAKAAQEKAEARAAAEKARADQMAREAEANRVAAERKADADRERAAREAEAARASAAESNDMLSSADRAITGNFANNRGRLPMPLSGQIVSHFGQYNVAGMSNIRLNNDGINIKGAPGSAVRSVFMGEVSGVFMAGGMSVVMIRHGIYITVYANLGSVGVSKGQKVGTGQTIGTVGRTGILQFQLRKETAKLNPEQWLR
- the dut gene encoding dUTP diphosphatase; its protein translation is MIQIKVINKGHQQLPAYATSQSAGMDLRANIDAPIVLQPMERRLIPTGLHIALPVGFEAQVRPRSGLALKHGLTVLNSPGTIDADYRGEIMVLLINFSDEPFTINDGERIAQMVIARHEQAEFVEVEELDETERGEGGYGHTGVK
- a CDS encoding DUF4292 domain-containing protein, whose product is MKKTKILLVSMTALLLASCGTKKAVIQQKPVQDNKVAQQIAPATKDSKMQSVVVMQRVADNALYQKNLVSNLTFTLNDGHKDITVPGILRMRKDEVIRLQLLIPILRSEVGRIEFAKDYVLFIDRIHKQYVKASYDEVGFLRDNGINFYSLQSLFWNQVFIPRQQKVSEADLSQFAVDESKAQSEGSTLISLKDGKMDYKWSVNPKSNQIVLTTVTYNSNTHGASKLSWSYDDFKAFGSKLFPASQLLTINTPKFGQKPAKTLKASFDLESFSDASDWEVFTTPSDKYTKVSVEDILGKLMNF
- a CDS encoding tetratricopeptide repeat protein; protein product: MFNNVILKVTKMRRTLLALALLGGSLAMHADREDSLQSYNYFFLEAIRQQEMGNLTAAFDLLCHARDLNPQAPEVYYQLAAFYVDMKKDAVAREYFEKAASLDPENSAYQEKLGKLYVSQKDYPNAINAFERLYESNKTRSDVLQILYQLYGSQNEYKMMIKCLERLETLEGTNEQISLSKMQIYEQMGEKRKEYDELKALVDSHPLDLNYRVMFGNWLLQNGKKKEALQKYRDVLKEDPDNSLAKLSMMDYYNNIGDKATVKTILQELLQSPKTEKEAKLELLRQVITSSQKDNTPDSTEVMRLFSVALAVPQEDADIYMLKAAYMTLRKQPKAAVNRVYEQALEVEPDNSRARIALIQNIWDTQDYDKVIAICRPAIEYNPDEMAFYYFQGMAQFQKHDGDAALETFRKGVGQIKPDSDPGIVSDFYGIMGDILHEKGLNKEAFQAYDSCLQWKADNVAALNNYAYYLSEANENLTKAEQMSYKTIKAEPNNSTYLDTYAWILFQQKRYEEAKIYIEQAIRNDSTLSNVVKEHAGDIYAQTGDIEKAIEFWRKALEGNKENATLRKKIELKKYIAE